One part of the Solanum dulcamara chromosome 8, daSolDulc1.2, whole genome shotgun sequence genome encodes these proteins:
- the LOC129900744 gene encoding dnaJ protein ERDJ3B-like, with translation MNPRISERESNRFLMAYGRSKFLFLLCILSCSLIAIAAKSYYDILQVPKGASDEQIKRAYRKLALKYHPDKNQGNEEANKKFAEISNAYEVLSDGEKRNIYDRYGEEGLKQHAASGGRGSGMNMQDIFSQFFGGGSMEEEEEKIVKGDDVIVDLDATLEDLYMGGSMKVWREKNILKPAPGKRRCNCRNEVYHRQIGPGMFQQMTEQVCDQCPNVKFEREGYHITVDIEKGMQDGQEVVFYEDGEPKIDGEPGDLKFRVRTAPHDRFKREGNDLHTTVTITLVQALVGFNKTIKHLDDHLVDISTNRITEPKQVRKFKGEGMPLHFSNKKGDLHIKFEVLFPTSLTEDQKKQIKEILV, from the exons ATGAACCCTAGAATTTCAGAAAGGGAATCAAATCGATTCCTTATGGCGTACGGAAGATCGAAATTTCTCTTTCTGTTATGCATTTTATCTTGTTCATTAATTGCCATTGCAGC GAAGAGTTACTATGACATTTTGCAAGTTCCGAAAGGTGCTTCAGATGAACAGATCAAACGTGCTTATAGGAAGCTTGCGTTAAAGTATCACCCTGATAAAAACCAGGGAAATGAGGAAGCTAATAAGAAATTTGCAGAAATTAGTAATG CTTATGAAGTGCTGTCAGATGGTGAAAAAAGGAATATATACGACCGGTATGGAGAAGAAGGTCTTAAACAACATGCTGCCAGTGGAGGCAGAGGTTCAGGAATGAATATGCAAGACATATTTAGCCA GTTTTTTGGCGGAGGCtcaatggaagaagaagaagagaaaattgtCAAAGGTGATGATGTGATTGTTGATTTGGATGCAACATTGGAAGATCTATACATGGGAGGTTCCATGAAG GTTtggagagagaaaaatattttgaagccAGCCCCTGGTAAGAGGCGTTGCAACTGCCGCAATGAGGTGTATCATCGGCAAATCGGTCCGGGAATGTTCCAGCAGATGACAGAGCAG GTCTGTGACCAATGCCCCAATGTGAAGTTCGAAAGGGAGGGCTATCACATTACTGTGGATATTGAGAAAGGAATGCAAGATGGACAA GAAGTAGTATTTTATGAAGATGGTGAGCCTAAAATAGATGGGGAACCTGGAGACCTGAAG TTCCGTGTTCGCACAGCTCCTCATGACCGCTTCAAGAGGGAAGGAAATGACCTGCACACAACTGTTACTATTACTCTg GTGCAAGCACTGGTTGGTTTCAACAAGACCATTAAACATCTCGATGACCATTTAGTAGATATTAGCACAAAT CGGATCACTGAGCCAAAGCAAGTGAGAAAGTTCAAAGGTGAAGGAATGCCGCTGCATTTTAGTAACAAGAAGGGTGATTTACATATTAAATTTGAGGTTCTGTTCCCCACATCATTAACAGAGGACCAGAAGAAACAGATCAAGGAAATTCTTGTTTAG
- the LOC129899216 gene encoding importin subunit alpha: MSLRPNSRTEARRSRYKVAVDAEEGRRRREDNMVEIRKNKREESLLKKRREGLLQAHQFPSTAAVSQLDKKLETLPEMIAGVWSDDSSLQLECTTQFRKLLSIERNPPIEEVIQSGVVPRFVEFLARDDYPQLQFEAAWALTNIASGTSENTKVVIDYGSVPIFVRLLSSQSDDVREQAVWALGNIAGDSPKYRDLVLGHGALVSLLAQFNEHAKLSMLRNATWTLSNFCRGKPQPQFEQTKAALPTLARLIHSNDEEVLTDACWALSYISDGTNDKIQAVIEAGVCPRLVELLLHSSPSVLIPALRTVGNIVTGDDIQTQVMIDHHALPCLVNLLTQNYKKSIKKEACWTISNITAGNQNQIQTVIEAGIIAPLVHLLQNAEFEIKKESAWAISNATSGGNHDQIKFLVSQGCIKPLCDLLVCPDPRIVTVCLEGLANILKIGEADKDLGNTEGVNVYAQLIDEAEGLEKIENLQSHDNTEIYEKAVKILETYWSEEEDMQLPSAEAQFDFGGGNPSLPSGGFNFG; encoded by the exons ATGTCACTGAGGCCGAACTCGAGAACGGAGGCTCGCCGGAGCCGGTACAAAGTTGCCGTTGATGCAGAGGAAGGACGGAGAAGAAGGGAAGATAACATGGTGGAGATCCGGAAgaataaaagagaagagagtTTGCTTAAGAAGCGTCGTGAAGGTTTACTACAAGCTCACCAGTTTCCTAGCACTGCTGCTGTTTCTCAGCTCGATAAGAAG CTGGAGACTCTTCCTGAAATGATTGCTGGGGTTTGGTCCGATGACAGCAGTTTGCAACTTGAATGTACAACACAGTTCCGGAAACTGCTTTCAATTG AACGCAATCCTCCTATCGAGGAAGTGATCCAGTCTGGGGTAGTTCCTCGCTTTGTTGAATTTCTTGCTCGAGATGACTATCCTCAACTGCAG TTTGAGGCAGCATGGGCTCTTACAAATATTGCATCTGGTACATCAGAAAACACTAAAGTTGTGATTGATTATGGTTCTGTTCCAATTTTTGTCAGACTTCTAAGTTCACAAAGCGATGATGTCCGTGAGCAG GCAGTTTGGGCGTTGGGAAATATTGCTGGTGACTCGCCCAAGTATCGTGACCTTGTGCTTGGCCATGGAGCTTTAGTGTCATTGCTGGCACAATTTAATGAGCATGCAAAgctatctatgttgagaaatgCTACCTGGACATTGTCAAACTTTTGTAGGGGCAAGCCTCAGCCGCAGTTTGAGCAG ACAAAAGCGGCACTCCCCACTCTTGCTCGCCTTATCCACTCAAACGATGAAGAAGTCTTGACAGATGCATGCTGGGCTCTTTCATATATTTCTGATGGAACTAATGACAAAATCCAGGCTGTTATTGAAGCTGGAGTATGTCCCCGCCTCGTTGAGCTGTTACT TCATTCTTCACCATCTGTTCTCATTCCTGCCTTGCGCACTGTTGGTAACATTGTCACAGGAGACGATATCCAAACTCAG GTTATGATTGACCATCATGCTCTTCCCTGCCTTGTTAACCTGTTGACgcaaaattacaaaaaaagcATTAAAAAGGAAGCTTGCTGGACAATCTCGAACATTACAGCTGgtaatcaaaatcaaattcag ACTGTGATCGAGGCTGGGATTATTGCCCCTCTTGTCCATCTGCTACAAAATGCTGAATTTGAGATAAAGAAAGAGTCTGCTTGGGCAATTTCAAATGCTACATCTGGTGGaaatcatgatcaaatcaa GTTCTTGGTGAGCCAAGGTTGTATAAAACCATTGTGTGATCTTCTGGTATGTCCTGACCCAAGAATTGTTACAGTCTGTTTGGAAGGGCTTGCGAATATTCTGAAGATTGGGGAAGCTGATAAGGACCTAGGTAACACAGAAGGTGTGAATGTTTATGCCCAGTTAATCGACGAGGCTGAAGGTCTAGAGAAGATTGAAAACCTCCAGAGCCATGACAACACTGAAATCTATGAGAAGGCAGTGAAGATCCTCGAAACTTATTGGTCGGAGGAGGAAGATATGCAGCTTCCATCAGCTGAAGCTCAATTCGACTTTGGAGGGGGCAATCCATCTCTTCCATCAGGAGGATTCAACTTTGGTTGA